ACGACGGCAAGTCAACCCTCATCGGACGGCTACTACTGGACTCGAAATCGATTTTCGAGGACCAGCTCGAGGCGGTCGAGACCACCAGCAAGGGGAAAGGTTACGATTACACCGATCTAGCCCTGCTGACTGACGGGCTACGTTCCGAACGCGAGCAAGGCATCACCATCGATGTCGCTTACCGCTACTTCGCTACCCCGAACCGCAAGTTCATCATCGCCGACACACCAGGACATGTGCAGTACACCCGGAATATGGTCACGGGTGCCTCAACAGCCGACCTTGGACTCGTGTTGGTGGACGCCCGTCAGGGACTGACCGAGCAGTCGCGTCGCCACGCCGTGATCCTTAGCCTCCTGCGAGTCCCCCACCTGGTCCTCGCGATCAATAAAATGGACCTTGTAAACTTCGATCGTGATGTCTACGAGAAAATTCAAGCCGAATTTGCTCAATTCGCAACTAAGCTTAACATTCCAGATCTGGCGGTAATCCCCATATCTGCGCTTCAAGGTGACAACGTGGTAAACCGGTCCGAGCATATGGACTGGTATGCAGGCCCAACCCTGATGCACCACCTGGAGCATGTTCATGTTGCGTCCGACCGAGATCTCGTTGATACGCGCTTCCCGGTTCAGTATGTCGTCCGGCCGAAGTCGGACGAGTACCATGACTACCGAGGCTACGGCGGCCAGGTCGTGGGCGGCGTTCTCAAGCCTGGGGACGAGGTAGTGGTTCTTCCAAGCGGCATGACGACGCGGATATCTGCGATCGATCTTTATGACAAGACGTTACCCGAAGCCTACCCCCCCATGTCGGTGAC
The Nocardioides marinisabuli genome window above contains:
- a CDS encoding sulfate adenylyltransferase subunit 1 — encoded protein: MDLLRFATAGSVDDGKSTLIGRLLLDSKSIFEDQLEAVETTSKGKGYDYTDLALLTDGLRSEREQGITIDVAYRYFATPNRKFIIADTPGHVQYTRNMVTGASTADLGLVLVDARQGLTEQSRRHAVILSLLRVPHLVLAINKMDLVNFDRDVYEKIQAEFAQFATKLNIPDLAVIPISALQGDNVVNRSEHMDWYAGPTLMHHLEHVHVASDRDLVDTRFPVQYVVRPKSDEYHDYRGYGGQVVGGVLKPGDEVVVLPSGMTTRISAIDLYDKTLPEAYPPMSVTIRLEDDVDVSRGDMIARVRNAPSPTQDIDAMVCWMTTTPLGPRQKLAIKHTTRSGRALVKDVLYRLDVNTLHRDLESSTLGLNDIGRVQLRSTIPLLCDPYSQNRDTGSFILIDETTGATVGAGMIL